The following proteins come from a genomic window of Schistocerca gregaria isolate iqSchGreg1 chromosome X, iqSchGreg1.2, whole genome shotgun sequence:
- the LOC126298739 gene encoding protein phosphatase inhibitor 2-like gives MAENLGKRPSKGILKTSSSFEKPDAPKRKQKETKWDEMNIIATLHPPDKEYGHMKIEEPKTPFNWVDEDAMVDELDAAVLAEKIRLEATKPPKSIEEDSESEEDSEDESDEMKAKRVAFESKRKAHYNEYYAVKLARKLMEQEEEVEEDDYCEHDEAVEMEEDDKHAQQTTENSASASNMNCVTVPAATGHCS, from the exons ATGGCTGAAAATTTGGGAAAACGACCATCGAAGGGTATTCTGAAAACCTCTTCAAGTTTTGAGAAGCCGGATGCCCCGAAGAG GAAACAGAAAGAGACAAAATGGGATGAAATGAATATAATAGCAACACTTCATCCACCTGACAAAGAGTATGGCCATATGAAGATCGAGGAACCCAAAACACCATTCAACTGGGTTGATGAAGATGCAATGGTAGATGAACTTGATGCGGCTGTACTCGCAGAGAA AATTCGACTTGAGGCAACAAAGCCACCAAAAAGCATTGAAGAAGATTCAGAAAGCGAAGAAGATAGTGAAGATGAAAGTGATGAAATGAAAG CCAAGCGTGTGGCATTCGAAAGCAAACGAAAAGCTCACTACAATGAGTATTATGCTGTAAAGCTTGCTCGGAAGCTGATGGAGCAGGAGGAAGAGGTTGAAGAAGATGATTACTGTGAGCATGACGAAGcagtagaaatggaagaggatgataaACATGCACAACAAACGACTGAGAACAGTGCCAGTGCTTCAAATATGAACTGTGTCACAGTACCTGCAGCAACAGGACATTGCAGTTAA